The Hymenobacter sp. 5317J-9 genome has a window encoding:
- a CDS encoding CcmD family protein: MKIKLSPRPAALFLLLMTWLLSAANAFAQTPVAEPEMADSLRANGKIYVVVAVVVVIVAGLLLYLISLDRKVSRLEQEIKK; encoded by the coding sequence ATGAAAATTAAGCTCTCGCCGCGCCCCGCGGCCCTGTTCCTGTTGCTGATGACGTGGCTGCTCAGCGCCGCCAACGCTTTTGCCCAAACGCCAGTGGCCGAGCCCGAAATGGCCGACAGCCTGCGCGCCAACGGCAAAATCTACGTGGTGGTGGCCGTGGTGGTCGTCATTGTGGCGGGCCTGCTGCTCTACCTCATTTCGCTCGACCGCAAGGTGAGCCGCCTCGAGCAGGAAATAAAAAAATAG
- a CDS encoding cytochrome c maturation protein CcmE, whose translation MKKSHIFIMAIIAVAAAIILSTTADASVYVGFGEARQRAAEGNTTKVHVVGKLPRDAAKQPMGLEYDPMTDPNYFAFTLVDTLHVAQRVVYNNPKPQDFDASEQVVITGCMKGNVFMADNILLKCPSKYVKKDLNQGATASVK comes from the coding sequence ATGAAGAAGTCGCACATTTTCATCATGGCCATCATTGCGGTGGCCGCCGCCATCATCCTCAGCACCACCGCCGATGCCAGCGTGTACGTTGGCTTTGGCGAGGCTCGCCAGCGGGCCGCCGAGGGCAACACCACCAAGGTGCACGTGGTAGGCAAGCTGCCGCGCGATGCCGCGAAGCAGCCCATGGGCCTGGAATATGACCCCATGACGGACCCCAACTACTTCGCCTTCACGCTGGTAGACACCCTACATGTGGCCCAGCGCGTGGTGTACAACAACCCCAAGCCCCAGGATTTCGACGCTTCAGAGCAAGTGGTGATTACCGGCTGCATGAAAGGCAACGTCTTCATGGCTGACAACATCCTGTTGAAGTGCCCCAGTAAGTACGTGAAGAAGGATTTGAACCAAGGCGCCACGGCTTCCGTCAAGTAA
- a CDS encoding nucleotidyltransferase substrate binding protein: protein MTTLDSSLLTRCTLALDRAVVLLQQSAPDSVEYELYRSACVKEFEIIIEQAGKLLKKALRPYFASPRQADALVYKDLFRAAAQHGLLSLDATERWLLYRDNRNTTAHDYGVGFAEATLKLLPQFVADATALAQLLHGKPLS, encoded by the coding sequence ATGACAACGCTCGACTCTTCTTTGCTCACTCGCTGCACCCTGGCCCTCGACCGGGCAGTGGTGCTCTTGCAGCAGAGCGCGCCCGATTCGGTGGAGTACGAGTTGTATCGTTCGGCCTGCGTGAAAGAGTTTGAAATCATCATTGAGCAAGCCGGAAAGCTGCTGAAAAAGGCCCTGCGGCCGTATTTCGCTTCGCCCCGGCAGGCCGATGCGCTGGTCTACAAAGACCTGTTTCGGGCCGCGGCGCAGCACGGACTGCTGTCCCTCGACGCAACTGAGCGGTGGTTGTTGTATCGCGACAACCGCAACACCACGGCCCACGACTACGGCGTCGGGTTTGCCGAAGCCACGCTGAAACTCCTGCCGCAGTTCGTGGCCGATGCCACGGCCCTGGCGCAACTTCTTCACGGCAAACCACTTTCCTGA
- a CDS encoding nucleotidyltransferase domain-containing protein, protein MLDLRPKDLALVQALVARHVPPEVAVWAYGSRVNGNAHEGSDLDLVLRGHNLTALPARLLSEFREALTDSNLPIFVDVHDWAQLPPAFHPRILARYEVLRSGAAVAVSA, encoded by the coding sequence ATGCTCGACCTTCGCCCGAAAGACTTGGCCCTGGTGCAGGCACTCGTTGCCCGGCACGTGCCGCCCGAAGTGGCCGTTTGGGCCTACGGCAGCCGCGTGAATGGCAACGCCCACGAAGGCAGCGACCTGGACCTGGTGTTGCGTGGCCACAACCTGACGGCTCTTCCGGCGCGCCTGCTCAGCGAATTTCGCGAAGCACTCACGGACAGCAACTTACCTATTTTCGTGGACGTGCACGACTGGGCGCAGCTGCCGCCCGCTTTTCATCCCCGCATTTTAGCCCGCTACGAAGTGTTGCGCTCCGGCGCGGCGGTGGCGGTATCCGCCTGA